AGCGCCCCACCGTCCTCACTCAGAAAGACCCTGCGACGGCCCCTGACGCTGAAGCCGCCGCGGCCACACCCGCTGAGAATGCCGATGCAGATACCGTCACCCCGGATCAGATGGCTGGCGTTTTGCGCCAGCTCGAATGTCAAAAGCTGACACACCGCACGGTTGAGTCCTGCCCGAGAACAGATCCTTTCACCGCCTGGGCTTCCAACACCGAACGCGCGCGCATCGAACGGAACACAGACTGGGACCGGTCCTATCGCTCCAAGTCAGTGATCGACAAATTCTACGAACGCGAAGTCCGAGAGCGCCTCCCCTGGCCAGATGAAGACCTGTTTGCCGACCCGATGGCGCCTGGCGCTTACAATGCCGAACGCATTCGCAGAGGCCAGGAACCCCTATGGAGCAAGGAAATGCGCGACGGGTTTCGTAAGCCCGATGAGTGAACCGGGGATGCCTGCGTCACCGCACATCTTCATAATGCTCAGCCAGACGCTGAGACTTTACCCCGAACCCCCACATCAAGCCGACATAGAGATAGGTCAGATTGGCGCGCCAGAAGCCCCATTCCGCCACCCGGCGGTCTGATGACCAGACCTTGCGCGGCACCTGCCGCACCCGGCCCCGTCCTTCTCGCACCACGCGCAGGCAGAGATCGGCCTCTTCCATGATCGCCTGTTCGGGATCCCAGCCGCCAATCGCTTCAAAGTCTTCGCGCCGGCAGATCATCACCTGGTCGCCGAACAGCAGACGGCACCCTCGAAAGAACGAGATCGGCCGAAACAGAAGCGGCGCGTACCAGGTCTTGATGAAATTGTGCGCCGTCGTCACCCGGCGCACGCCGGTTGGGCCGCGCATGACAGAAATGAATCCCGCCAGAGCCGTGCCTCGTTCCTCGAGGACTCGTTCCGCGATTTGGGTGAAATCTGGCGGGACAATTGTATCGGCGTGGAGAAAGCAAAGGATGTCGCCTTTCGTCGCCGCTGCGCCTGCGTTCATCTGTTTTGCGCGGCCTTTCGGCAAGTTTGGGAGAAGCTCAGCAACACTTTTCTGCACCAGATCGGGGGTCGAATCCGTACTTCCAGCGTCTGCGACCACGATATCGCATGGCGGCGGCGACAGCGCCTCCAGCGCCGCCAGCGTGTCTGGCAGCGCATCGGCCTCGTTCAGCGTCGGAATGATGATCGAGACGGACATATCCCAGCCTTAACCGGCTCTCACGCGAGGTGAAATCACGATCCGGTCAGATGGCTATTCTTCCAGCGCCAGCGCCACGCCTTCTCGCCGCGGGTCTGCGCCGCCATCGAGACCGTCTTCCGTGACCAGGATGACATGCAGGCCGCTATTCTCGCCCCGGCGTTCCTGGACAGAATAACCCAGCGCATTGAGCTCATCGGCAATCTCCTGGCCACCCTCAACATCGACTTCAACACCCACCGTTTCGCCGCGGGCAATGATGTTCGGGCGCGCCACGGCCTCCTGTGCGCTATCGCCCCAATCGAGCACGGCAAGGACCGTCTTCGAGACATAGGCCACAATCGAGTTTCCGCCCGGCGAGCCCGTCACCATCTTCAGGTCGCCATCCTGATCGAAGATAATCGTCGGCGACATGGAGGAGCGCGGGCGCTTGCCTGGCCCGGGTGCATTGGCAACCGGCAGGTTCGATTTGCGCGGCTCACGCGCAAAATCAGTCAGCTCATTATTGAGCAGATAGCCATTGACCATACGCGAGTTGCCGAAAGCGGCCTCCACGGTGGCGGTCATCGAGACCACGTTACCGTCTTGATCCACAATCGAAAAATGAGTCGTGCCCGGCGCGTCCTCGGTCGGGTCCTGTCCCCAGAGGCCGACCATCGGATTGCCACCCAGCGCCACGCCCGGATCGCCTGGCGTCGGCTTTTCGCTCGGCTCGAACACTTCGGTTGCCCGGATATCGAGATAGCGTGGATTGATCAGGTCCATGGCCGGGACCTGCACAAAATCGGCATCCGCGACATAGTGATCGCGGTCAGCGTAGGCCAGCCGCTGCGCATCCACAAAAGCCCGCACACGCGCGAATGGTGCGGTCGCGTCTTCAGGTAGTAGGCGATCATAGAGACCCGGAATGGAGTTCTGCGTCACGCCGCCTGAACTGGGCGGCGGTGCAGAGCAGATTCGATACTCGCGCCAGGTCCCGCAGAGCGGCGGTCGCACTTTCACTTGATAGTTTGCAATGTCTTCGACCGTCATGGTTGACGGGCGCGGATCTTCGGCAAGCGCTGCGACAATCGCCTCGGCATTCTCACCGGCATAGAAGGACCCAATCCCTTCCGTCGCGACCCGGCGCAGGGTTTCGGCATAATCCGGATTGTCCCGCACGGCGCCTTCAGCCAGCGGTTCGCCGTCCGGGAAGAAGTAAGCGGCACTGACGGGATGATCATCGAGCCGCGTGAATTGCTGGATGCGCGCATCACCGAGCGTCCCGGCCAATCGTGGGCTGACAATGAAACCGTCATCCGCCAGTGTAATTGCCGATTCAAAATTGCTCGCCCATTCATTCTTGCCGTGGACGTCGTGCGCCGTTTTGTAGAGCGCAATCGCGCCCGGAACGCCTGCCGACTTGCCCGATTGCCAGGCCTCGAGAAAGCCCAGAACTTCGCCATTTTCGACAAACAGGTTCTCGTCGATGGCCATCGGCGCCGTCTCGCGGCCATCATAGACGGTGATCTCATCCTTCTCGCGCTCATAGACGACCATGAAGGCGCCGCCTCCAATGCCGGAGGATTGTGGCTCCACCAGACCTAATACAGTGTGCACAGCAATCGCAGCGTCGACCGCATGACCCCCTCGGCGCAAGGCGTCCAGTCCAGCCTCGACGGCCCGAGGGTCAGCGGCAGCAACCATGGCGCCATGGGTCCAGAGATCCTCTTCAACGACCGGCGGTTCCGGCGCTTCGATTTCAGAACTGTTATTGGCTTGCGCGCAGGCGGCCAGGCACAGGGCTGAGGCGCCTACAAAAACAAGTGATCTTACTGACATTCGGTTACGCTCCGACTTGGCGAATTCATTACAGCACCGTAGAGCGGTTATCGAATGCAGGAAAGGCTATGCATGTCCAAGCCAGGTCAAAAAAATCTGATCACGGATGTTCCCGGACTTCGCGTCGGCAACGCTCAGGATGAAGCGGTTTTGACCGGCACCACCGTCATCGCTTGCGATGAGGCTGCGGTCGCCGCGGTCGCGGTCGCTGGCGGTGGGCCCGGCACACGAGAAACTGACTTGCTGAGCCCTGACAAGCTGGTCGAAGCGATCAATGCAATTGTGCTGTCTGGCGGCAGCGCCTATGGCCTCGCCGCCGCCGATGGGGTAGCCGCTCGGCTCGGTCAACAGGGAATCGGCTTCGCCATGAGTGAAGCGCCAGGGGTCCCCAAAACGCCGATCGTACCTGCTGCCATTCTCTACGACCTTGCCAATCGCGGCGACAAGAACTGGCAGGACAACCCGCCCTATGCCGCCCTTGGTCGCGCCGCACTGGACGCGGCGAATGAGACGTTCGAGCTTGGCCGCGCTGGCGCAGGTTTTGGCGCCAGGGCCGGACAGCATCGCGGCGGGCTCGGTTCGGCCTCGATCGTGACCCATGACGGAATGACCGTCGGGGCCATCACTGCCGTCAATAGTTTCGGCTCTGTCTATATGCCCGGCACAGATGCCTTCTGGGCCTGGCCGTTCGAGATTGATGGTGAGTTTGGCGGCGCCCGCCCGCCTGCCGACTATGCCGCTGACGCTGAAGACTGGGGCGCGGCCAAGCAGAATCCTCAGCCGCGCGAGAATACGACAATTACCTGCATTGCCACCGATGTCGCGCTCACGCCGGGCCAGGCGAGCCGGGTCGCTCAAATGGCTCTATCCGGCTTTTCGCGCGCCATCCGGCCGGTTTTCGCACCGTTCGATGGCGATGTGGTCTTCGTCGTTTCAACCGCGCAGCAGCCGCTGCCAGACCCGGCTCCACTGACCCTCGCCCGGCTCGGCGAACTCGCCGCCGGCACCCTCGCCCGCGCGATTGCCCGCGGGGTTCACGAAGCACAGTAATTTCCTGAGTTCAGGTGTTGCTTTCCGGGAAACCGAAGAGTATGTGACCTCTTCCGCGCTTCGGTAGCTCAGTTGGATAGAGTACTTGGCTACGAACCAAGGGGTCGGGGGTTCGAATCCTCCCCGAAGCGCCATTTTCTTGATTTTCATAAACCCCTTATTCCTCAGAGGCGGGCGGATCCGTCTTCAGCCGGATCGGGGGGCAGGCTTTGCGCGCTGCGAAGATCTTGCGTGAGTCGATGGCAATCCCGGCTTCGCTCAGCATGTTGCGCCCCACCAGAAGGGGATAATTGAAGCCGGAGCGGTCGGCGAGATTGACCTCGCCATTGACGCGGATGCCGCCAATGCACAGGTCCATGTTCACCACCGGGCGGACAATCGTGCCGCCGCCGCGGCGGCGGATTGAGACCCAGCGCACGACAGGCTCTGTGTAGATCACCTCACGACCGCGCCGACTGGTCAGCTTGAAGGTGATCATTTCCGGCATCGGGTCTTCCATCGATGTGTCGAAAATCGGCGCGATCTCGGCGGCTGGGGGATCGTCGGGCGCGTCGCCGCCGCCCATATCCTCATCGTCCAGCTCAGTGTCGCCAATCAGGACGGCCATCTCCTCGTCCGGGGCCGTATTCACGGCGAATTCGGGGGGCAGGATTTCGGCGTGAATAGACGTGGTCTTGGCGCCGCTATCGAGCTTGGCACGCATCAACAGGCCGTGCGGCATCACGCGCGCGTGCTCGAGCCAGCCGCGGGTGTGAAGCACGGGGGCATCAGATGCGCTGGTCAAGCTCACCGCCAAGGAAAGAAGAATCGATTGTCCCAACATTGGCGCCCCTAATTGTAGAATTATGCGGCATTATTTAGGCAGGCATTGGGATCCGTCTGTAGACCAGATCCGCATAGTCATGCACCAGCGCTTCTGACGTTTGCCCCGGCGTATATCGGAACTCGCCAATCTCCGCGACGGGCGTGATCTCAGCGGCGGAGCCTGTGATGAAGCACTCATCAAACGTCCCAAGCTCATCTGGCATGATCGCCCGTTCAATCACTTCAATCTGGCGCGCTTTGGCGAGCTTGATCGCCGTCTGGCGCGTGATGCCGTTCAAGAAGCAATCCGGGGTCGGCGTATGGATCGCACCGTCGCGCATGAAGAAAATGTTCGCTCCTGTCGCTTCAGCCACCTGGCCGCGATAATCGAGCATCAGGGCGTCTGCATATCCGTCATTCTCCGCTGCATGTTTGGAGAGGGTGCAGATCATATAGAGTCCCGCAGCCTTCGCGTGACAGGGGGCGGTGAGCGGGTCGGGACGGCGATAAATCGCGTGCGTCATCCGAATGCCTTTCATCTTATCTGCGAAATAGTCGCCCCAAGCCCAGACGGCGACGGCCAGGTGAATCGTGTTGTTTTGCGCTGACACGCCCATCATTTCGCTGCCACGCCAGGCGAAAGCGCGGACATAGGCATTCTCCAGGCCAGACTTGGCAAGCGCCTCTTCCTTGATCTTCTCAAGCTCATCAACCGATACCGGGAGCTCGAAACCCATGATCTTGGCAGAGTTTGCCAGGCGCTCGGAATGGCGTCGCGACGCATAGATGACGCCGCCATAGGCCCGCTCACCTTCGAACACGCACGAGGCATAGTGCATGGCATGCGTCAGCACGTGCACTTTCGTATCCCGCCACGGGACGAACTCACCGTCCATCCAGATGTAACCGTCCCGATCATCATAGGCTTGGTCTGCCATTGGCTTTTCCTGTCTTGCACTTTTACTCAATTCACGGGCATTCTCAGATCACCATGGTGTATGTCAACCAAATACGGGCAAATGCGCCCGGCTTCGATCCGCGACTGTTTCTTCGCGATGAGGAACTGGATTATGGAATCGCCTTGCTTCTGGCCGGAGAACGCGCGCTGATGAAGGCTGCGGGCGAGATCGCGCGCGACTTTGACCTGCCGCCTTTGGCCGCGCGCGTCCTCATCACAATCCGGTTTCAGCCTGGCCAGACCGTGACCGGTTTGCGCGAGCAACTGGACTCCACCACCCCGACACTCGCCCGCATTCTCGGCGATCTCGATCAGCGCGGACTGATTGAGCGGCGCCAAAGAGATGATGGCGATCGCCGGACACGGTCTCTCTATCTCAGCCATGAAGGCAAGCGGATGACAGATCAGGCAACGCTGACCATGCGCGACCGGCTGCGTGCGGCGTATCGGGCCGCCGGATCAGGTGCTGTCAGCGGCGTTCGGGCTGTGTTAGAGGCGCTGATATGAGGGCTGAAACGCATCTTCTTATTGTCGACGATGATGATCGGATCCGCGACCTGCTCAAGCAGTATCTGACGCGCGAAGGACACAGCGTCACCACCGCGCCGGATGCCGCGGCTGCGCGCAAGCTGTTCCAGACGTT
This DNA window, taken from Hyphomonas sp. Mor2, encodes the following:
- a CDS encoding branched-chain amino acid aminotransferase; this encodes MADQAYDDRDGYIWMDGEFVPWRDTKVHVLTHAMHYASCVFEGERAYGGVIYASRRHSERLANSAKIMGFELPVSVDELEKIKEEALAKSGLENAYVRAFAWRGSEMMGVSAQNNTIHLAVAVWAWGDYFADKMKGIRMTHAIYRRPDPLTAPCHAKAAGLYMICTLSKHAAENDGYADALMLDYRGQVAEATGANIFFMRDGAIHTPTPDCFLNGITRQTAIKLAKARQIEVIERAIMPDELGTFDECFITGSAAEITPVAEIGEFRYTPGQTSEALVHDYADLVYRRIPMPA
- a CDS encoding gamma-glutamyltransferase family protein, giving the protein MSVRSLVFVGASALCLAACAQANNSSEIEAPEPPVVEEDLWTHGAMVAAADPRAVEAGLDALRRGGHAVDAAIAVHTVLGLVEPQSSGIGGGAFMVVYEREKDEITVYDGRETAPMAIDENLFVENGEVLGFLEAWQSGKSAGVPGAIALYKTAHDVHGKNEWASNFESAITLADDGFIVSPRLAGTLGDARIQQFTRLDDHPVSAAYFFPDGEPLAEGAVRDNPDYAETLRRVATEGIGSFYAGENAEAIVAALAEDPRPSTMTVEDIANYQVKVRPPLCGTWREYRICSAPPPSSGGVTQNSIPGLYDRLLPEDATAPFARVRAFVDAQRLAYADRDHYVADADFVQVPAMDLINPRYLDIRATEVFEPSEKPTPGDPGVALGGNPMVGLWGQDPTEDAPGTTHFSIVDQDGNVVSMTATVEAAFGNSRMVNGYLLNNELTDFAREPRKSNLPVANAPGPGKRPRSSMSPTIIFDQDGDLKMVTGSPGGNSIVAYVSKTVLAVLDWGDSAQEAVARPNIIARGETVGVEVDVEGGQEIADELNALGYSVQERRGENSGLHVILVTEDGLDGGADPRREGVALALEE
- a CDS encoding TIGR04283 family arsenosugar biosynthesis glycosyltransferase; the protein is MSVSIIIPTLNEADALPDTLAALEALSPPPCDIVVADAGSTDSTPDLVQKSVAELLPNLPKGRAKQMNAGAAATKGDILCFLHADTIVPPDFTQIAERVLEERGTALAGFISVMRGPTGVRRVTTAHNFIKTWYAPLLFRPISFFRGCRLLFGDQVMICRREDFEAIGGWDPEQAIMEEADLCLRVVREGRGRVRQVPRKVWSSDRRVAEWGFWRANLTYLYVGLMWGFGVKSQRLAEHYEDVR
- a CDS encoding P1 family peptidase, which encodes MSKPGQKNLITDVPGLRVGNAQDEAVLTGTTVIACDEAAVAAVAVAGGGPGTRETDLLSPDKLVEAINAIVLSGGSAYGLAAADGVAARLGQQGIGFAMSEAPGVPKTPIVPAAILYDLANRGDKNWQDNPPYAALGRAALDAANETFELGRAGAGFGARAGQHRGGLGSASIVTHDGMTVGAITAVNSFGSVYMPGTDAFWAWPFEIDGEFGGARPPADYAADAEDWGAAKQNPQPRENTTITCIATDVALTPGQASRVAQMALSGFSRAIRPVFAPFDGDVVFVVSTAQQPLPDPAPLTLARLGELAAGTLARAIARGVHEAQ
- a CDS encoding MarR family transcriptional regulator; protein product: MVYVNQIRANAPGFDPRLFLRDEELDYGIALLLAGERALMKAAGEIARDFDLPPLAARVLITIRFQPGQTVTGLREQLDSTTPTLARILGDLDQRGLIERRQRDDGDRRTRSLYLSHEGKRMTDQATLTMRDRLRAAYRAAGSGAVSGVRAVLEALI
- a CDS encoding RimK/LysX family protein, with the protein product MTSASDAPVLHTRGWLEHARVMPHGLLMRAKLDSGAKTTSIHAEILPPEFAVNTAPDEEMAVLIGDTELDDEDMGGGDAPDDPPAAEIAPIFDTSMEDPMPEMITFKLTSRRGREVIYTEPVVRWVSIRRRGGGTIVRPVVNMDLCIGGIRVNGEVNLADRSGFNYPLLVGRNMLSEAGIAIDSRKIFAARKACPPIRLKTDPPASEE